GAGACACAAGCTCTTGAGAGCAGGGTACCCATGCCGTCCGAAAGGGGAAGAAGCGCCACAGCACCTCGTGGTTGAGGTCGAGGAAGACGCTCGACCACGAGACAAAGATCAAGCAGATCCTCCACGTCCTCCAGAAGAATCAGTCCGAATTGATCAGCGATAGTTCGCCATACCCCGTCGTCCGTGGTCAACGCCGTGTCTGATACATCTCCATGTCCTCGGAGAACGGCGAGAGGGACGCCTCTGTCATGGGCTTCCCGAGCCATGTCGAGGAAAGCGGAGCCCTCCGAAAGAGTCTCGATGCAGACCACGAGAAGATTTATTTCGCCGTTTTTCAGAAGCCACCGACCGATCCAAGCCGTCGTTTTATCGAATGGTATACCCGTGGTAATCCCGTATCTAAAGGGTATTCCGGCTGATGCCGCAGCGGCCATGATTGAGACTCCAACGGAGCCGTTTTGGGAGATACACCCGATTCTCGACGAGCTCTCTAAAGGAAATTCGGGAAGAGCTCCATTACTCACGATCATTAAATCGGTGATAAGCGAAAACCCAAGAGGCAGAGGGCCGAAGATACCTGTCCTTAGCACCTCGATGCCCTCAGTGAGCAAAAAAATCCAGGGGATTTTTTTCCGACAGCAGACCTCCAGTATGACATCGGACGCCTCTACCACAAATGCGACGTCAGGGACCTGCGACGAGCTCTCGAATTCTTCGATCTCATCTGTCCCCCAAGCAGATAAAGAAGAAGAGATCTCTCCCCTTTGAGAAATCCGCACACCTTCAGATGTGTTACCTCCCAAAATGACAAGGTTTTCAGGATGGAAGAGTCGCTCTACATCTGGTACAGCAACGAAAAAGGTTTCAGTCCATGACATCAAATGAGCACCCTCTCTCATAGCGACTCAGGCGTGATCTACGAGATAATCGAACTTCAATGTATTTCGGGTTCTCCACTGATCAGGGTGATTCAGCTCAATAGTTGGACAATAAAAAAAGCGAGGACCCACTTCGGGACGTCCCCGCCAGATATCTACGAAGCCCTTTATTTTTTTTTGCACCGCTTCCCCTTGCACGTGACATTCACCTTTTCTTTCAAACCTTTTCCAGGGCGAAACACCGGGACCTTCTTTGCGGGGATAGCCACGGTCTTGTCAGGATTCTGGGGGTTTCGTCCAATTCGAGCTGCCCTCTGCCGAATCTCGAACGTTCCAAAACCAACCAGCTGAACCCGCTCACCGGAGGCCAACGCATTAGCAAGCGAATCCCAGACTGCCGAGACGGCCCGAGCTGCATCGCTCTTCTTCAAACCAGTTTTTTCCCGAACTGCATCGATAAGCTCCATTTTTGTCATTCCAACACAAACCTCCCTAATCATTACAGCCTTACACTGATGTATAGAATAATTGTACTCTTCGAACCTACGTATATCATTGAGCGGAGAATCGAAAGGGATACCCGATCACTCCCTTTCTGGATCATCCATCTCCAGAAGCCTGAGCAACCTCAGTGCATACCTCAAATCCGAAGAGTTTAAGCCGCTCTCGAACCCGAACCCTGCGTCGCCCCCTCCCTCGGCATGCCAAAACACCGTGTTGTGAACCAGTTACCGAACGAGCTCTCGATGCCTTTTTCGCAACGCTCAATTGATTCACCTCGCTAAGGATATGGTGTAATTAGGCTCTCTTTACTCTCATTATACATATCCTCCAACTTGAATCAAGCACAAAAAACATCCCTGTAAAAATACCGTTGCGCACCCTGCCCTTAAGGGTTACCCAGGGGCCGTCCCTGCTTCTCCAGATAGTCGTTAAGGGCCTTTGTGATGGCCTCCTCGGCCAAAGACGATACATCCTTTCTTGAGGAAGCGTACAAAAACAGAGTAAAAGAATCAAAAATTGCGTCTCCGTTGCAGCTGAAAAGTGGCACTGTGACGTGGATTTTTGCATCATAGATCCACGCCCTCTAACCTTTTGGACAAAATCCTGTACCGTTTCGAGAGAGGAGAAAGCCGAGGAATTGATTGAGATACCTAACGGGAAGGAGGAGGATACCCTGTGATCGAACCAGCGATACCGCTGAACATGATCTTTAGAGGTATCCTCGAATGAAAAGAAAGCGAAAGAGTTAAACTCTCTCGCTTTCTTCACGTTTTTGTCCGTTCTTATTTATTTAGGATCAGCGGGATTGGAGAGGGCTCCATAGCCCACGTCCTCAAGCCACCAGGTAGGATATCCGACACCTTCCTGGGTTCCTTCCTCAGTCATGACGTACCCATCGCAGTATTTGCCGACCAGAGCGTCACCCAGAGCCCACCAGGCTTTCTCCACCTCGACCATGGCCTTGTCGGTATACTCAGTGACGAGGGCGACGGCCTTCTTGGGATTCTTTTTGTACATGTCCATAGCCTTGGATGACACGTCGGGAATCTCCTTAAAAAATCGGGACTCGAACCGCTCCTGTTCAGCCTGGATGTCCTTGATTATGTAGTTCCACTTAAGAGTAGCCCAGTTGCTCACGAAGTTGAAGGCCCACCATGCGCTCTCCCTGTCCATTTTGTGACGAGTTCCTGTGGCCCAGCTCTTGGGAACCTCGGTAACACCGCAGAAGATAGGCACATACACGGTGGTCAGAGGCTGATCCTCTCCAAACCAGAGAATACCGCCCACGGGGTCGGGACGATCAGCCCAAGACTGGGCAACGTGGCTGTACGAGCAACGGAAGATGCTGATGTTTCTCTCCCAGTACACGTGCTCCATTCCCTTGGGACGCTGGTCCATGTTGGGGCGATAGACCACAGGGCACTCAAAGGGACCGCCGGCCTTGGTCTTGCCCAGGTCGTAGGGAGTTCCCTGGTAATGATCCCGGTTGATGGCGATAAGATCCTGGACCGACACCTTTTTATCGGGTTTCACGGATAGAGGATACTGGGCAGCGGTAGAACTGAGTTTCAGCGAAGGTGCCAGAAGGCTCAGAACCCGCCATTCCCTCCGTGAACAGACAGGAAGGTAAGCGTTATCCTCGGCGGGCATGTAGGCCCTGTTGAACTCGAAGGTCTCGCCATCTTTCCACCAGCCCATCTCTTTGGCGAAGGATCTGACGTTCTCCGACCACATGTACTTATCGGGATCGTCGAAGTCCACGGCACCGATCCGGGAACGGTTAGCGATGACGCTCACGTGATTGTCGGGGATCCGGGCGGCGACCCACACGGCCCCTGGTTTGCCGCTCTCAGGAGTCCAGAGAGGCCCCGGGCCAGCGATCTCGAAGAGCCATACCTCGTTGCCGTCAGAGAGACACAGCCCCTCACCGGCATCGCCGTATCCGTACTTCTCGGCCAATTCACCCATGACCTTCACGGCTTCCCGAGCCGTCCTGGCTCTCTGAAGCGCAAAGACCTCCAGCATTTCGATCATCATCCAGCCGTTATCGCAGTAGAGCTCCTCCCGACCACCCCACGTGGCCTCACCGATCATGAGCTTGTGTTCGTTCATGAAGGGGTAGCCTACGTTGAAGTAGGTGTATGTCTCCTCCACCTGAGGGATGGTACCTACCTCGATGAGTTTTTTGGTGGGGATGGTCTGGTAACACAGGTTCTTGTACACCGAAGCCGTGGAACCGGCACCCCATTTTTTCCCCGGCACGATCTGAATTCTCTGGTCGTACCATCCATCTGCCGTATGACTGACCATGCTGGATCCATCAACCGTAGCGCCCTTTCCGACCATCATAGCCGTGCAGGCCATGGCTCCTCCTGCCACGATGAGCGACAGAGCAACGATACCCGATAGCACGCCAAAACTCTTGAAGACTCCTCTTGCTCTCATAACATAGACCTCCTGACGATATGCTATTATGTCGCCTTTGACGCCTCTTGTATGGAACAGATCTTACAAAGATACACGTATCATATCAT
This is a stretch of genomic DNA from Dethiosulfovibrio peptidovorans. It encodes these proteins:
- a CDS encoding DNA-binding protein; translation: MTKMELIDAVREKTGLKKSDAARAVSAVWDSLANALASGERVQLVGFGTFEIRQRAARIGRNPQNPDKTVAIPAKKVPVFRPGKGLKEKVNVTCKGKRCKKK
- a CDS encoding peptidase C69; the protein is MRARGVFKSFGVLSGIVALSLIVAGGAMACTAMMVGKGATVDGSSMVSHTADGWYDQRIQIVPGKKWGAGSTASVYKNLCYQTIPTKKLIEVGTIPQVEETYTYFNVGYPFMNEHKLMIGEATWGGREELYCDNGWMMIEMLEVFALQRARTAREAVKVMGELAEKYGYGDAGEGLCLSDGNEVWLFEIAGPGPLWTPESGKPGAVWVAARIPDNHVSVIANRSRIGAVDFDDPDKYMWSENVRSFAKEMGWWKDGETFEFNRAYMPAEDNAYLPVCSRREWRVLSLLAPSLKLSSTAAQYPLSVKPDKKVSVQDLIAINRDHYQGTPYDLGKTKAGGPFECPVVYRPNMDQRPKGMEHVYWERNISIFRCSYSHVAQSWADRPDPVGGILWFGEDQPLTTVYVPIFCGVTEVPKSWATGTRHKMDRESAWWAFNFVSNWATLKWNYIIKDIQAEQERFESRFFKEIPDVSSKAMDMYKKNPKKAVALVTEYTDKAMVEVEKAWWALGDALVGKYCDGYVMTEEGTQEGVGYPTWWLEDVGYGALSNPADPK